The DNA segment GGGGTGGTATGAAAGGGGGGTAGGAGACGTAAGATGGGAGAGGGTAGTTAGGGAAATAGGTTAGCTGATTGGGCGGGTAAGTGGATAGATGGGAGGCAGGTAAGTGGATAGGTGGTTAGGTGTTTAGTTCAGAGGGAACAGGTGTGGGGCGTGTTATTTAAGATCCGGCCCCTCCCTCACCTTGACCCGGAAGCGGATGAGTGCTAGCCTCACGCAGTGGCTCAGGCAGGCCGGTGGCAGGAACCAGGCCCGCGGTGGAGGGGTGCCCTTGTTGCCCACGTGTCCCACGATCAGTTGCGCTGTCTGCCGCTCGGCCTGGCACCGACGGCCCCACTCAGCCAGCCGGTCCTTGCCCAGGCCCCCGGGGAACATGACCACCAGCTCCAGGCCGTCGCCGCCGGGATAGGCACAAGCCTGGCACAGCGCTGACAAGTAGCCCAGCATGGCGTTCCATTGGCCGCCACACACCCAATCCGTTTGGTAGCCGCCATAAAGCCGCGGCAGCGCCGAGCCCGCGTCTACCAGCACCCTGGCACCAGGCAGCGGTGGGGGCGGCGGTGGCAGCGGTGGGTGCAGCCCGGGCGGCGCCTGGCCGTGGTGGTGGAAGTGGTGAGCGGGGTGATGGTGCCGGGTCGGCCCTGCGCCCCCGGAATAGGCACCCAAGGCAGCGGGCGGGAGCGGCGGTTGCAGAGGCGTGGAGCCCCTGGCGACGCGTGGAGCTCCAGGCGCTAGGGCTGCCGTCGGTGGCAGCTGGCGGtgcaggtgctgctgctgctggcgagAAACCGTGCGTGCGAGCTTAAGGAGGTCCACGGGCACCACGGCCCCAGGACAGCGCTTCTCCAGGAACTCTTGGAAGCCCTGGACGCCCATGCTTCGTCGGTGGGCAGACGAGACGGCGGCTGCGCGAGCAGGCTAGGCGGCGATCTGGGCGCGAAGCTGGGGGCGGGCGCGTGCGCACTCCGCGGGGGGCGAGGGGGGCGGGAAAAGGATTCccgaggggaggggtgagggagcgAGGGAAtgagggcggggaggggaggagaccaCAGATTGGATTTGGGTGCAGAGGAAAGGTAAGGCAGACCGGACTCAGAAGAGGCTGCGAGGAAAAAAGCGATGATGGGCTCTAGTCacgtctctttttttttcctgctctccGGCTGCTGTTAACCGCTGCAAAGGGGGTGAAGCCTCTTCCTTCCACCTTCGGGAGCCATGTTGCCTCGTCTTCTCTATGGTACACGCTTTCTAGCGAGAGGAGGGGCGGCGGGGCGGAGCGGCGAGGCATCCTGGGAGTTGTAGTAATCTTCCCTATGGCGTCGGGATGCAGTCGAGGAACAGGACTACCACTCCTGTCAGGCCTTGCGTTCACAGGGTCACGAGAGGCGGGGCTTGATGATCTGTGTTTAGCATTTGCACTCCAACTGCATGCATCCCACCGAATTGCTTCAGGGTATTTACTGCCTATCCCAGGAAAAGGAGTTTGGTGGGGACAGAGtgatgcatcatgggaaaggAAGTAGAATAGATGGATTGAATTCAGCTGAAGTGAGCTAAAATTCCCCAAGAAGGAGAATTTAGCATAGCTTTTAATGAATGAGAAAGAACATACATGAGATACAAACATAACTGCTACCATTTCTGTAGAATTCCACTTTGTAGCTACTGTAATTCTTGGAAAAGTTGTTGGCCTCAGCTGGGAATGCTGAGACAGTGTTTATTTGCCCAAGGCAATGCAGAGACAAAGGAAAACTAAATATCCCTTGCCCTAGGGAACTCACTGGTCTAGGAGATAAGCACCAACACAAATTACACTGCAAGTTGTATCTTTTTTGGTACCATTGAGCTACTGTGTCCAATGTGAAGGCCTTGATTTCCAACCCTCATTGGCAATTAGTCTGTCTGAGAGATTTTCAAAATACCTGCAAGGGCTCTAATTTCAGACATACAGAGACATGATCATTTCAAAAATCTATTTGCAGCATGCTCCTCACATGGAAACAATGTAACAGCTGCCTTCTGTCTGGCTTTTAGGGTCCACTCTTTCAGCAGGAATAGAGCAGAAAACAAGCTGTGAAGAGACTAGTCAGATAGGACTTGGAACTTACTAGAAGTTGAGATAAtggcaggcagagttacatgTAGGACTCCCctatcggagtacctgggtttgctaCCTGGCTATaaccctgactccagcttcctacttgctactcccagaccctgggaggcagttagtgatggctcaactgattAGGTTTctactacctatgtgggagacctccattaaattctgggctcttgCCAACAGCCCCTGAgcatttgggaggtgagccagcagattacCATCTGGAGCATGGATCTCTCTGCCCTTAAAAAATCCAGAACCCAACAGTATCATGATGGGtgagggggtcagcattgtggcgcagcaggataagccattgcctgtgacaccggcttcccatatgagcaacagtttgagtcctggctgctctacttcccatccaactccctgctaatgcatctgggaaggtacCTGAAGATGCCCCCagaaacttgggcccctgcttcccatggggcagacccagatagaattctaggctcctggcttcagtctggcccagccccagacttcGTGGCCATTTGGCGGGTCAACccactggatgggagatctctatctctccctctcagtaactgtgcctttcaaatcaataaacacatctttttaaaaaaaagatggaggggctggcgccgcggctcactaggctaatcctccgccttgcggcgctggcacaccgggttctagtcccagtcggggccccagattctgtcccagttgcccctcttccaggccagctctctgctatggcctgggagtgcagtggaggatggcccaagtacttggtccctgcaccccatgggagaccaggataagtacctggctcctgccatcggatcagcgccatgcgccagctgcggcggccattggagggtgaaccaacggcaaaaaggaagacctttctctctgtctctctctctctcactgtccactctgcctgtcaaaaaaaaaaaaaaaaaaaagatggaggatcagtgctgtggtgtagcagataaaactgcagcctgtaatgtcagcatcccatatgggtactttttttttaaagatttgttttatttatttgaaagacagagttacagagagaggtagagagaaagagagaggtcttcactccccaggtggctgtaatggctggagctgtgccgatccgaagccaggagccaggaacttcctctgggtctcccatgcggttgcaggtggcccaagcacttgggccatcctccactgctttcccaagccacagcagagagctggatcggaagtggagcagcttggactagaactggtgcccatatgggatgccggtgcttcaggccagggctttaacccactttaccacagcgccggccccatgggcactggtttgagtcctggatgctccacttccaatccagctccctgttaatgtgcctgggaaagcagcagagggagatctggatgaagcaattggcttcagatcagcccagctctggcctttgtggccatttggggagtgaaccagcagttggatgattctctctctctcacacacacacacactctctctttttctagttctgcctttcaaacaaataaatgaatctttaaaa comes from the Oryctolagus cuniculus chromosome X, mOryCun1.1, whole genome shotgun sequence genome and includes:
- the FAM120C gene encoding constitutive coactivator of PPAR-gamma-like protein 2 isoform X3, whose product is MGVQGFQEFLEKRCPGAVVPVDLLKLARTVSRQQQQHLHRQLPPTAALAPGAPRVARGSTPLQPPLPPAALGAYSGGAGPTRHHHPAHHFHHHGQAPPGLHPPLPPPPPPLPGARVLVDAGSALPRLYGGYQTDWVCGGQWNAMLGYLSALCQACAYPGGDGLELVVMFPGGLGKDRLAEWGRRCQAERQTAQLIVGHVGNKGTPPPRAWFLPPACLSHCVRLALIRFRVKQAAML